The nucleotide sequence GGCGACCGACGCGCGGGCGCTGCGCGAGATCTTCGCGGCGATCGACTCCCTCGAGAAGACTCCGGCGCCGCGCCGGTGGGAGATCTCGTGGCAGGACCTCTCCGCCGCGCCGACGATGGCCGCCGGCGCGCTCCTCCTCGCCGCGCTCGCGCTCGGGTCCGGGCCGCTCCGCGTCGAAACGGAGGCGGCGTGACCTGGGGGGATCCGCGCTGGCTCTGGGCGATCGCGGCGGCTCCGCTCGCCGCGGCGGCCGTCGACCTCGCGGGACGGCGGGCGCTTCGCGCGGTGCGCCGCCTCGACCCCTCCTTCCGTCCGCGCGGACGGGCGCGGGCGCTCCTTCCCGCCGCCGCGGTCGCGCTGCTCGCCGCCGCGCTCGCCCGGCCGCAGTGGGGCTTCCGGCGGGTGTTCACCGCCTCCCCCGAGACGGACGTCGCCCTGCTCGTCGACACCTCCGGGTCGATGCTCGCGCGCGACGCCGCTCCCGACCGCTTCGGCTCCGCGCGCCTCTTCGCGCGCGACCTGCTGCGGCGCCTCCCCGAGACGGCCCGGGCCGCCGTCGTGCGGGTGGAAGGGGACGGGGAAGTGATCTGCCCGCTCACGCTCGACCGCGCCGCGGCGGAGAACGCGCTCGAGGAGCTCTCGCCGCGGGGCGCCGCCGCGCCCGGATCCGATCTCGGGCGCGGGGTCCGGACGGCGCTCGCGCTCCTGTCGTCGCGCCCCTCGCGCGTCCGCGCCATCGTCCTCCTCTCCGACGGCGAAGACCTCGACGCGGGGCTCCGCGACGCGGTCGCCGAATGCCGCCGCCGCGGGATCACGGTCGATACGGTCGCCGTCGGCACCGAGGCGGGAGCGCCGGTGCCCTCCCGGACCGGAGGAATCCTGACCGAGGGAGGGGCGCCCGTCGTGTCGCGCGCGCATCCGGCGGAGCTCGCGGCTCTCGCGCGCGAGACCGGCGGCCGGTTCGCGCTCGCGTCCCGCCCCGCCGCGGCGGCATCCTTCGCCGCTTCGTTCCGGGCCGGGCCCGGTTTCGGGCGCGGCGCGCCGGCGCGCGAGCCGATCTCCCGCGCCGCCTGGCCGCTCGGCGGCGCGATCGCGGCCTGGACGGCGTGGTGGGCGCCGCGCCGCCGGCCGGCGCCGGGGAGCCGATGAAGACGGCCGCGGCGGTCGCGCTCGCTTCTGTCCTGTCGGTCTTCTCGCCCGCGCGCCGGGACGCGAAGAAGGGCGCCGAGGCGTACCGCGACAAGAAGTTCCCGGACGCGGCCCGACGGTTCGGCGAAGCGGCGAAACGCGACCCTTCCGATCCCGCGTGGACCTTCGATCTCGGGACGGCGCTCGGCGCCGCCGGAAAGCCCGGCGACGCGCGCGGACCGCTCGGCGCGGCCGCCCGGTCCGGGGAGCGGAAGCTCGCCGCCGACGCGCTCTACCAGCAGGGGACGCTCGACCTCGGCGCGGGAGACTACCGCTCCGCGGCCGACGCGCTCCGCGAAAGCCTCCTCCGCGATCCCGCCCGCCCGGACGCCCAGCGCAACTACGAGATCGCCTGGCGCAAGCTCCAGGAGCGCAAGCCGCCCCCTCCGCCGTCCTCCGGCTCGCCGCCGCCGGCGCCGGAGAAGAAGAAACCGCCGGCGCCGCAGCCGCCGGGCGCGCGGTCCGGGAACCGCGACGAAGAATTCGAGCGACGCGCGGGAATGACCCGTCAGGAAGCCGAGGCGCTCCTGCGGAGCCTCGACGCGGAACAGCGCCGGCGGGAGAAGACCGCCCCGGCGGCTCCGGGGAAAGACTGGTGAGACCGGCCGCCGCTCTGGCCCTCGCCGCGGCGCTCCTGGCCGCTTCCGTCGGCCAGGCGGCGGACCCGCCGTCCGCGACGGCGACGCTCACGCCGGCCGAGCTCTCCTCCGGACAGATCGCGATCCTCCAGATCGAAGTGACGGGGGCCTTCCGCCTCGCTGCGGCGCCCACACTTCCCCTGACGAACCTGACCGTCGTCTCGGGACCGTCGCTCGAGAACCGGTTCGAGTGGATCAACGGACGGAGCTCGAGCCGGACGGAGCTCGTTTACCGCGTGCGCGCCGGCGAGCCCGGCCGCGCGGCGGTCGGCGCGATCCGTCTCGTCGCGGCGGACGGCCGCGTCGTCGCGACCGAGCCGATCTCGGCCTCGATCGGGAAGGGAACGCCAGAGGCGCCGCCCGAGGCCACCGGGGATCCGGCGCTCGTCGCGCGTCTCGAGCCGCCCTCTCCCTACGTCGGCCAGCAGGCGGTCTGGACCCTCTATCTCGTCACCCGGGGACAGGCCACGCGCGGCGAAGTCCAGGCGCTCCCCGACTTCCGCGGCTTCTGGGCCGAGGATCTCGAGCGCGAGCCCAACGTGCAGCCGCAGGTCTGGAACCTTCGCGGCACGCTCGTCCGCGCGTATCCGATGATCCGGAAGGCGCTCTTCGCGACCCGGCCCGGAAAGCTCTCGATCGGGCCGGCGCGCGCGCGCGTGGCGGTGCGCGTCGATTCGTTCGACCTCTTCGACTCGCCCTTCGCCGACGCTCCTCCGGTCGAGCGCGCGTCGGCCGCGATCCCGGTGATCGCGAGGCCGGCCCCGGCGCCGGGCGTTCCCGTCGGGACCTTCGCGTTCCGGAGCTCGATCGACCGCCCCCGCGTGGCCGCGGGAGGCTCGCTCGCGTTCACCGCGCAGCTTTCCGGGGACGGCCGTCTCGCCGACGTCCCGGCGCCGCCGCTCGCCGTCGAAGGCGCCCGCGTCTCCGAGCCGGAGTCGCGCCTCTCGATCCGGCGCAGCGCATCCCGTCTCTCCTCCACGCGGACGTGGCAATGGGTCGTCACCCCCGAGCGCGGAGGCGAGCTCGCCCTTCCCGCGCTCTCGATCCGGGCGTTCGACCCGGCGCTCGGCCGCGTCGTGACGGTCTCGACCGGGGCGCTCCGCGCCTCGGTCGAGAGCGCCGCGCCCGCCCCGGTCCCCGCGCCGCGCGCGCCGAGGGCGGCGCCGGCGAGCCGCGGGATCTCCCCGGAGGCGGCGGCCGCCGCCGCGGCCGCCGCGGCCGCGCTCCTTCTCGTCGGTTTCTGGGTCGGGCGGCGCCGGACCGTCGCCGCGGCGGCTCCGGCGCCGGGATCTCCGGCGGCCGAAATCGACGTCGATCGCCTGCTCGACGCGCTCGACGCCGCCGCGGCACGGCGAGGCACGGAGGCGCGGGAGCAGGTGTCCGCGTGGCGGCGGCGCCGCGACGAGATCCGTTTCGCGCCGCACTTCTCCTCCCGGGAGGAGTCCGCCGCCCGTCTCGAGGCGGAGATCCGGCGCGCCGCGGCGCGGGAATTGGGGTAGGCGCTCCGCCTTTTCGGCCGGCCCGCATGCTAAGATTTTTGGTCCATGTCTTCGGTCCATACCCTCGAAAACAATCGCCTCGAAGACTTCCTCGAGAGGCACAAGGCGTACTACCCGTACTCCGGCGAGATCGAGATCGACCGGTTCCTCCGCGAGATCCTCCAGAAGGCGAACGAATTCGTCCCGTCGGAGGCGGGCTCGATCCTCCTGGACGACCCGGCGACGAAGAACATCGAAGACCGCTCCGAGAGCGACCTCGTGTTCATCGCCACGTTCGGGCGGCACGCCCCCGCGATCCTCGGCCAGAGGATGAGCGCGCGGATCGGGATCGTCGGGCACGTCTACGTGAGCGGCGTCGCGTACATGACGCCCGACGTGGTGGACGACCCGTATTTCTACCCGTCGATCGACATGACGACGCAGGAGGAGACGCGGTCGGTGCTGTGCGTCCCGATCAAGATCGAGTCCGCCGTCTGCGGCGTGCTGGAGCTCGTCAACCGCGAAGGGCCGGGGGGATTCGTCGGGAAGGACCGCCGGCTGATCGAGATCTTCGCCGATTACGCGTCGATCTCGATCCAGAACCTCCTCGACGCGCGGCGCGCGCACGAGGTCGCCAAGCGCGACGGGCTGACCGGGCTCTACAACGATCGCTATCTGCACCTGCGTCTCTCGCAGGACCTGTCGCGGCTCGCCCGCGACGGCGGCGACCTCTCGCTCATCTTCCTCGATCTCGACAACCTGAAGGCCGTCAACGACCACCACGGGCATCTCGCGGGGAGCCAGGTGCTGCGGGAAATCGGCTACATCCTCGCGAAAACCGTCTCCGACGACCGCGCGACCCTGACGCGCTATGGCGGGGACGAGTTCGTTCTCGTCCTTCCCGGCATGACGCTCGCGGAAGGATTCCGGCTCGCCGAGACGCTCCGGGAGACCATTCGGAGCGCCGTCTATCTGTCGCGCCCGTACGGGTTCAACGAGGCGCCCCTGTCGCTCCGGAACCTGACGGCGTCGCTCGGCGTCGCGTCGGTCCGGGAGAACACGACTTCCGGCGCGCCGATCGAGCAGCAGAAGAACGAGCTCCTCCGCGCCGCCGACGCCGCGATGTACCGCGCCAAGGAGGGGGGAAAGAACCGAACGGAGACGGCGCTGCCCGGCATTCCCCATCCGACCGCGAAAGCGGTCGGGTAAGCGCGCGCCGATAGGGGTCGTTATACGAGTCCGTGCGGGCCGCCCGCGGGCTCAACGTACGCCACCGGTACGCCTCGCCCGCGGGCCGGCCCACCCGAACCCGTCTTCCAACCCCTCTCGACGCGCTCCGTCGTCACTCCCGGCCGAAGCCGCACCCGATCGATTCGTCATTCAGGCCCCTTTCAGAATGGACCCGTCGTTCATTGAACGAACCCTGTCCGCGTGATAATTTCCGTCCGAAAAGAAGGGAGACGCCGCATGTCCTCAGTGGTCAAATACGGGGTCGAAGCGCGGGAAGTGCTCGACAGCCTGTCCCGGCACATCCTCGTCGACGGCTACCACGTCGTCATGGACCTCCAGCGCAGCCGCGGCTCCTACCTCTACGACGCGCGGAGCGACCGCTACATCCTGGATTTCTTCACGAATTTCGCGACCTGCCCGATCGGCTACAACCATCCCCGGCTCAAGACGATCGAGTTCCGGGAGCGGATGGCCGACGTCGCCACGAACAAGCCGGCCAACAGCGACATCTACACGCAGGTCTACGCGGAGTTCGTCGAGACCTTTTCCCGGATCGCCGTTCCCGCGTCGCATTCCGGGCACCTGTTCTTCGTCGAGGGAGGCGCCGTCGCCGTCGAGAACGCCCTGAAGACCGCCTTCGACTGGAAGGTCCGGAAGAACTTCGCGCGCGGGCTCACCGCCGAGAAGGGGCACCAGATCATCCACCTGAAGAACGCGTTCCACGGCCGCACCGGGTACACGCTCTCCCTCACCAACACCGCCGACCCGAGAAAGACCCAGTACTTCCCGAAGTTCGACTGGCCGCGGATCACCTGCCCGAAGCTCTCGTTCCCGGTGACCGATGCGGTGCTCGCCGAGGTCGAGAAGCTCGAGGAGCAGGCCGTCGCCGACATCCGCCGCGCCGTCGCCGAGCGCAAGGACGACGTCGCCGCGCTGATCATCGAGCCGATCCAGGGAGAGGGTGGAGACAATCATTTCCGTCCCGAGTTCTTCCGCAAGCTCCGCGACCTCGCCGACGAGCACGAGTTCCTCCTGATCTGCGACGAGGTGCAGACGGGCGTCGGGACGACCGGCGCGATGTGGGGGTGGCAGAACACGGGGATCGTCCCCGACATCTTCGTCTTCGGGAAGAAGACGCAGGTCTGCGGCATCGCCGTCAACGGCCGGATCGACGACGTCGACTCCGTCTTCAAGGTCTCCTCGCGCATCAACTCGACGTGGGGCGGCAACCTCGCGGACATGTTCCGCGCGACGAAGTACTTCGAGATCATCGCCGCGGAGAACCTCGTCGAAAACGCGCGCGCCGTCGGCGAGCACCTCCTCGTCAAGCTCCAGGCGCTCGCCGAGGAGATGCCGCACGTGGTCTCGAACGTCCGCGGGAAGGGGCTCTTCCTCGCGTTCGATCTGCCGAGCACCGAGCTCCGCGGCAAGGCGCTCGAGGCGTGCCTCGCCGAGGGGCTGATGGCGCTCGCGTCCGGCTTCCAGGCGATCCGGATGCGCCCGGCGCTCAACCTCACGGCCGCCGAAGCCGACGAGGGGGTCGAGAAGCTGCGGCGCGCCCTGAAGAGTCTCGCTGCCTGACTCCCGCATCCTCCTCGCCTCCGCCTCGCCGCGGCGGGCGGAGATCCTGACGGCGCTCGGGATTCCGTTTCGGGTCGAGCCTTCCGGCATCCCCGAAGACGTCCGTTCCGGGGAGGACGCGGTGTCGGCGGCGCGGCGGCTCGCCCGGGCGAAGGCGGAGGACGCCGCCCGCCGGACCTCGCTCCCGGTCCTCGCGGCCGATACTCTCGTCTTCCTCGAAAGCGAAGTTTTCGGAAAGCCCGCGAGCGAGGAGGACGCTCGCCGGATGCTCGCGTCGCTGTCCGGAAAGACGCACTCCGTCGTGACCGGGGTCGCGCTGCTCGCCGGCGGGCGCCTTCACGAACGCGCGGTCGTCTCGACGGTCCGGTTCGCTCCGATGACGGAGGCGGAGATCGCCTGGTACGCGGCTTCCCGCGAGCCGATGGACAAGGCGGGAGCGTACGCCGTGCAGGGCGCGGGCGCGCGCTTCGTCGAATCGATCGAGGGGTCGCCGAGCAACGTGATCGGGCTTCCCGCGCGCGCGGTGTACGAGCTCCTGCGGGAGGCCGGTCTCGAGGACTTCGCGCTGCCGGCCGCCGCCCGCGAGGACCGCCGGTGAGCAAGCGCGACGTCGTCTGGTTCGCGCCGACGCTCGCGGCCGCGCGCCGCGCGTCGAGGCGCGGGAACACTCGCCCGGGTCAGCGCGGCGTCGATCGTTCGAAGCCGCCCGCCGGAAACCGGTTCGCTTCGCCCCGCGCCCCCGCGGCGCTCGTCCGCGCGCTTTCGGCCGGTCAGCCGGTCGCCGTCGTCGATCCGCGCCGTCGCGATCCCGCCTGGGAGCGGGCGAAGCGGCGGTTCCTGCTTCCCTCCGCGCCGGACCTCCTGCGCGACGCGATCGGCGGGATCGCCGCGCAGGAGTCGCCTCCCGGGAAAGCCGGCGGCGCCCAAGGACCGTCCCGCGCCCACTGGCTCCCCGGCCCGCTCACCGACCGCCGCGCCGCCGCCCTCCTCGCGCAACCGCCCGTTCCGCCTCTCTGGATCGTGGAGGACTTCCGTAAGCTCCGGATCTCCCCTGCCATGCGCGATCGCCTCGACGCACGCGGGATCCGCATCGCGGCCTACCGGGCGCTATCGCGGGCGCGCCCGCGATAGAATCGCGGGATGAAGGTCTTCCCCGTTGTCGCGGTCCTCGCGCTCGCCGCGGCGCCGCTCGCCGCCGCGAACGCGGAACCGAAAGCCGCGCTCCCTTTCATCGAGAACGACTACGGCAAGGCGCTCTCCCAGGCGCGCGCGAAGAAGCTCCCGATCTTCGCGGACGCCTGGGCGCCCTGGTGACACACCTGCCGGTCGATGAGGGCGTTCGTCTTCACGGACGCCGCCCTCACGCGGCAGGCCGGACGGTTCGTCTGGCTCTCGATCGACACGGAAAACGCGAAGAACGCCGGCTTCCTGAAGAAGTTCCCCGTCAACGTCTGGCCGTCGATGTTCGTGATCGACGGAGCCTCCGAAACCGCCGCGATGCGGTGGGTCGGCGGCGCCACGACGGCGCAGCTCCTCGGGATCCTCGCCGACGGCGAGCGCGCCGTCCGCCGGACCCGCGGCGGCTTCGAGCAGGCGCTCGCGCGCGCGGACCGCGCCTACGCGGAAGGAAAGAACGCGGACGCGGCGAAGGGGTACCGCCAGGCGATCGCGCTCGCGCCCCGCGTGTGGCCGCGCTACGGCCGCACCGTCGAGTCGCTCCTCTTCGCGCTCGAGCAATCGGGGGATCCCGCCGGCTGCGTCGCAACCGCGCGCGAGGCGTTCGGGCGCGTCCGCCGTTCGACGTCGGCGGTCAACGTCGCCGGGAGCGGCCTCGGCTGCGCGGTCGAGCTCCCGGCCTCTTACCCGGGGCGCAACGAGCTCATCGCGGAGCTCGAGCGCGACGTGCGGGAAGTCATGGCCGACCCGAAGCTCACGATGTCGGGCGACGATCGCTCCGGTCTCTACCAGACGCTGATCGACGCCCGCGAGGACGCCAGGGACCCCGCCGGACAGCGCCAGCTCACCGAGGAGTGGTCGGCATTCCTCGACGGGGCCGCGGCCCGGGCGAAGACGGTCGAACAGCGCGCGTCGTTCGACTCCCACCGCCTCTCGGCGTATTTCGCGCTGAAGGAGCCCGGGAAGGCGGTCCCGATGCTCGAGCAGTCCGAGAAGGACCTCCCGGACGACTACAACCCGCCCGCGCGCCTCGCGCTCACGTGGAAGGAGATGCGGGAGTGGGACAAGGCGCTCGCGGCATCGGATCGCGCGTTGGCGAAGGCTTACGGCCCGCGGCGCCTCGGCATCCTCCGGACGCGCGCCGAGATCTACCAGGGGAAAGGCGACGAGGCGTCGGCGAAGAAAACGCTCCAGCAGGCGATCGCCGAGGCCGAAAGCCTCCCCGAAGGTCAGAAGAACGCCGCCGTGCTCGCGGGGCTGAAGAAACGGCTGGACGCGCTCGGCAAACCCGCGGGGGCTTCCTGACGGGCGTCACCGACGCGCCTCGGCGGGACTCCGTATAGACCTCGTCATGTCGACCCTCGAGAAGGCCGCGCCCGCTCCGGGCATCTACAACGACTACTACGGCTTCCGCGAGGCGCCGTTCAACATCACGCCCGACCCGCGATTCCTCTTCTTCTCCGATCGCCACCGCGAGGCCTTCAACCACGTCCTCTTCGGGATCCGGGAGCGAAAGGGATTCATCCAGCTGACCGGCGAGGTCGGCGCCGGGAAGACGACCGTCTGCCGCGCGATCCTCGAAGAGCTCGGGCCGCGGTACCGCACGGCCCTGATCCTGAACCCCTGCATGACCGCGACCCAGCTGCTGCGGGCGGTCCTCACGGAGCTCGGGCTCCCGCGCCGCGCC is from Thermoanaerobaculia bacterium and encodes:
- a CDS encoding BatD family protein produces the protein MRPAAALALAAALLAASVGQAADPPSATATLTPAELSSGQIAILQIEVTGAFRLAAAPTLPLTNLTVVSGPSLENRFEWINGRSSSRTELVYRVRAGEPGRAAVGAIRLVAADGRVVATEPISASIGKGTPEAPPEATGDPALVARLEPPSPYVGQQAVWTLYLVTRGQATRGEVQALPDFRGFWAEDLEREPNVQPQVWNLRGTLVRAYPMIRKALFATRPGKLSIGPARARVAVRVDSFDLFDSPFADAPPVERASAAIPVIARPAPAPGVPVGTFAFRSSIDRPRVAAGGSLAFTAQLSGDGRLADVPAPPLAVEGARVSEPESRLSIRRSASRLSSTRTWQWVVTPERGGELALPALSIRAFDPALGRVVTVSTGALRASVESAAPAPVPAPRAPRAAPASRGISPEAAAAAAAAAAALLLVGFWVGRRRTVAAAAPAPGSPAAEIDVDRLLDALDAAAARRGTEAREQVSAWRRRRDEIRFAPHFSSREESAARLEAEIRRAAARELG
- a CDS encoding thiol reductase thioredoxin, which gives rise to MRAFVFTDAALTRQAGRFVWLSIDTENAKNAGFLKKFPVNVWPSMFVIDGASETAAMRWVGGATTAQLLGILADGERAVRRTRGGFEQALARADRAYAEGKNADAAKGYRQAIALAPRVWPRYGRTVESLLFALEQSGDPAGCVATAREAFGRVRRSTSAVNVAGSGLGCAVELPASYPGRNELIAELERDVREVMADPKLTMSGDDRSGLYQTLIDAREDARDPAGQRQLTEEWSAFLDGAAARAKTVEQRASFDSHRLSAYFALKEPGKAVPMLEQSEKDLPDDYNPPARLALTWKEMREWDKALAASDRALAKAYGPRRLGILRTRAEIYQGKGDEASAKKTLQQAIAEAESLPEGQKNAAVLAGLKKRLDALGKPAGAS
- a CDS encoding tetratricopeptide repeat protein, coding for MKTAAAVALASVLSVFSPARRDAKKGAEAYRDKKFPDAARRFGEAAKRDPSDPAWTFDLGTALGAAGKPGDARGPLGAAARSGERKLAADALYQQGTLDLGAGDYRSAADALRESLLRDPARPDAQRNYEIAWRKLQERKPPPPPSSGSPPPAPEKKKPPAPQPPGARSGNRDEEFERRAGMTRQEAEALLRSLDAEQRRREKTAPAAPGKDW
- a CDS encoding vWA domain-containing protein — protein: MTWGDPRWLWAIAAAPLAAAAVDLAGRRALRAVRRLDPSFRPRGRARALLPAAAVALLAAALARPQWGFRRVFTASPETDVALLVDTSGSMLARDAAPDRFGSARLFARDLLRRLPETARAAVVRVEGDGEVICPLTLDRAAAENALEELSPRGAAAPGSDLGRGVRTALALLSSRPSRVRAIVLLSDGEDLDAGLRDAVAECRRRGITVDTVAVGTEAGAPVPSRTGGILTEGGAPVVSRAHPAELAALARETGGRFALASRPAAAASFAASFRAGPGFGRGAPAREPISRAAWPLGGAIAAWTAWWAPRRRPAPGSR
- a CDS encoding sensor domain-containing diguanylate cyclase translates to MSSVHTLENNRLEDFLERHKAYYPYSGEIEIDRFLREILQKANEFVPSEAGSILLDDPATKNIEDRSESDLVFIATFGRHAPAILGQRMSARIGIVGHVYVSGVAYMTPDVVDDPYFYPSIDMTTQEETRSVLCVPIKIESAVCGVLELVNREGPGGFVGKDRRLIEIFADYASISIQNLLDARRAHEVAKRDGLTGLYNDRYLHLRLSQDLSRLARDGGDLSLIFLDLDNLKAVNDHHGHLAGSQVLREIGYILAKTVSDDRATLTRYGGDEFVLVLPGMTLAEGFRLAETLRETIRSAVYLSRPYGFNEAPLSLRNLTASLGVASVRENTTSGAPIEQQKNELLRAADAAMYRAKEGGKNRTETALPGIPHPTAKAVG
- a CDS encoding Maf family protein; the encoded protein is MLLASASPRRAEILTALGIPFRVEPSGIPEDVRSGEDAVSAARRLARAKAEDAARRTSLPVLAADTLVFLESEVFGKPASEEDARRMLASLSGKTHSVVTGVALLAGGRLHERAVVSTVRFAPMTEAEIAWYAASREPMDKAGAYAVQGAGARFVESIEGSPSNVIGLPARAVYELLREAGLEDFALPAAAREDRR
- the lat gene encoding L-lysine 6-transaminase, with protein sequence MSSVVKYGVEAREVLDSLSRHILVDGYHVVMDLQRSRGSYLYDARSDRYILDFFTNFATCPIGYNHPRLKTIEFRERMADVATNKPANSDIYTQVYAEFVETFSRIAVPASHSGHLFFVEGGAVAVENALKTAFDWKVRKNFARGLTAEKGHQIIHLKNAFHGRTGYTLSLTNTADPRKTQYFPKFDWPRITCPKLSFPVTDAVLAEVEKLEEQAVADIRRAVAERKDDVAALIIEPIQGEGGDNHFRPEFFRKLRDLADEHEFLLICDEVQTGVGTTGAMWGWQNTGIVPDIFVFGKKTQVCGIAVNGRIDDVDSVFKVSSRINSTWGGNLADMFRATKYFEIIAAENLVENARAVGEHLLVKLQALAEEMPHVVSNVRGKGLFLAFDLPSTELRGKALEACLAEGLMALASGFQAIRMRPALNLTAAEADEGVEKLRRALKSLAA